The following DNA comes from Chryseobacterium gallinarum.
TTTCCGGTGGCACTTTGCATAAGGTCTTTCCCTGCGGTGTCTATCATATTAACCCCGGCATTGGAAACGATATTCACATTGGCGGTCGAGTACATACTGTTTCCGGCGATGGAGGTGATATCGCGGCCTGCTGTCATTTTAATATTATTACCTGCCGTAAACGTCATGTCTTTCGGAGCATTGACGGTAATATTTCCTTTTCCATCCATGAAGTAGGTATTTCCACTCGGATCTTCAATATAAATACTGCCTTCAGCATCATTGAAGATTACTTTGTTCCCGCTTCGGGTCTGGATAGACTTGATATGGTTATTAACACCACCACCTAAAGCTACCGCTCCATGGAACATTCCTCCCATGGCAAAAGGAAAATCAGGGTGATGATATTCAAAACCTACCATGACCTGGTCACCTACTTCCGGAATAGCAACAAACCCCCTGTTCTGGGTAATGGCATCAGTACCTCCTGCATCAGGGCTCATCATCCTTATAAAATGAGTGGTATCATGCAGCTGCCAGTCAAATTGTACCTGTATACGTCCCTGGTTTAAAGGATCGGTATTGGAAATTACTGTTGCGATCTGAGGCTCAGCCTGAGGAGTTACAAATTCAGGGGTAGGAATATATCCCGTTCCTTCTGCAATGGCTTCAAATGATCCGGTATAATATCCGCGGGTATTCACTTCATGGGAGACTTCCGTAATCATAAGCTTGGTGAAATAAGACGTCTGGTTACTGTTGGGCTTTCTCATTTCAATGTCTGCAATACAGCCGGGATGAAGAAAAGGAACTGTTGTATTTCCTGAAACCGTAAAAACTTCTACGGCAGCACTTCCTGCAGCACTTTTCTGGGCATCATCTACATTTAAAGACATGTTGGCATTCACAGGAGATGGGTTTAAAGCTCTGGTTTTATAAATACCGTCATTCAGCTCATATGCTTTTGAAGCAAGCTGGCCGAGATGTTTAATATTGGCGGTAGAGCTTAATAACTTTTCATTTTTACTGCTGTTGTACCCAAAAAACTCAGGTTTGGTATGAACAGCCTTGAGCTCAATACAAATATCACTTACATTACTCCCATAGGTAAGCCGGATAGGCTGTTCTCCCGGCGGAAGCTTTCCAAAATGAAGAACTTCACCATCATAATAAAATTGCTCTCCATAGGTTTCAGCCAATCTGGCAAGATAATTATAATGAGTTTCTTTGTATTGGGCGCTATAGTTGATATAACTTGCATTTTTAGTATCTACTTTATAATCGTATTTACCTGAACCCAGGGTTTCTTTAATGACCCTGTCTGCAATAATGGAAGTATTAACTGCCTGGCTGCCTCCGAAACTTTGGGTATGCGGTGCTGAATCCATCAGAATTGTTGGGCTTTTCCCTTTCAATACAATATTCCCCAGACTGGCCTTTTCCTGGCTGAAGGCTACCTGTGTGATAAAGCCCACAAACGTCCTTTCAGGGCTTTCATTTTCGGCATCCTTATATTTGAAAACAACAGTTAAGCGTTTTCCTAAAAACTGTTGTGCCTCTTCCAGATTATGATCCTGTGTGTCCCCAAGACTGTCATGGGCCAGGGTAAGTTCGAAATTATGGTGTGTCCGTATGCTTTGCTGTAAACGGAAATGTTTGAAGTGCTTGATGATTTTACCTTCAATAACAATATCCAGCTTTACCACACGCTGGATACCTGCAATATGATTTTCAGCAATTTTATCTGCATTGGTCGTCTTATTTTTCATCGCATTTTTTTTGTGGTTAAGTCACTAAAATTAGAAATGTTTTGGATTATTTGTCTATATAAACTGTTAAATTTTAAAAATTGTAGTAGAAGTACGACTTTCTGTATCTGGAAATATGGTACATGTCATAGAACGAACTTTTTATTTACAGGATAATAAAGAGACAAAAAGACCATCCTTAAAAATAAGGATGATCATGTTTATTTTTTTGATAGACAAGATTAAGGAGTAGGCCACAGACCGTTATACTCGGAGCCTCCGTAACGGATAATTTCTGCACTCACAATGAATGTGATCAGCATACTATTACTATCAACAGCATCGAAATCTACTTCATGCTGAATAACATATCCGTTTTCCCAGCTTAAAGTAATCAGTGTTCCTTCTTCATGGGATTTGTTAAAGGTAACCTCTCCTGTGGTAGGTTTGTATTTCCCGTTTAATAAGCTTTCCAAAATATCAGCTTTTTCAGTAGCTTCCACGGTTATTTTAATCAATGCATTAGATGGATCCGATGCTACACGTCCGGATACATCGGTAGATCTTGATACACTGTAATGAAGGTTTAACAGTTTTTGACCTTCACCTCCGTTGAATTTTAAAATTCCTCTTGAGTTTCCTGCCATGATTGTAAATTTTATGGTTAATTAATATAATATGCTTTAGTAATTGTATTACAAATGTATATTTCTTTACTTAACTGTAAAAATTTTTAAAGGTAACTTTCAATTTTTGTCGTA
Coding sequences within:
- a CDS encoding type VI secretion system Vgr family protein codes for the protein MKNKTTNADKIAENHIAGIQRVVKLDIVIEGKIIKHFKHFRLQQSIRTHHNFELTLAHDSLGDTQDHNLEEAQQFLGKRLTVVFKYKDAENESPERTFVGFITQVAFSQEKASLGNIVLKGKSPTILMDSAPHTQSFGGSQAVNTSIIADRVIKETLGSGKYDYKVDTKNASYINYSAQYKETHYNYLARLAETYGEQFYYDGEVLHFGKLPPGEQPIRLTYGSNVSDICIELKAVHTKPEFFGYNSSKNEKLLSSTANIKHLGQLASKAYELNDGIYKTRALNPSPVNANMSLNVDDAQKSAAGSAAVEVFTVSGNTTVPFLHPGCIADIEMRKPNSNQTSYFTKLMITEVSHEVNTRGYYTGSFEAIAEGTGYIPTPEFVTPQAEPQIATVISNTDPLNQGRIQVQFDWQLHDTTHFIRMMSPDAGGTDAITQNRGFVAIPEVGDQVMVGFEYHHPDFPFAMGGMFHGAVALGGGVNNHIKSIQTRSGNKVIFNDAEGSIYIEDPSGNTYFMDGKGNITVNAPKDMTFTAGNNIKMTAGRDITSIAGNSMYSTANVNIVSNAGVNMIDTAGKDLMQSATGNIHESSDMRTEISENERNIQAKKSDSYAEKVTVVSTKENMVLQSEKTVKSQSGEQGNSH
- the tssD gene encoding type VI secretion system tube protein TssD gives rise to the protein MAGNSRGILKFNGGEGQKLLNLHYSVSRSTDVSGRVASDPSNALIKITVEATEKADILESLLNGKYKPTTGEVTFNKSHEEGTLITLSWENGYVIQHEVDFDAVDSNSMLITFIVSAEIIRYGGSEYNGLWPTP